The following is a genomic window from Butyricimonas faecihominis.
CGCAAATTCACGCTGCTTCAAATAACAATTCCCCCGGTTCAAATAATAAGCGTACACCAACTCGTATTCTTCCCCATTTTTCTTAGCGTATTGGATTGCCAGAGAATACTCCTTAATGGCTGCCGCATAATTCTGTTGATTCTGATAAATATTCCCCAAATAATAACAAAGTTCGTCATCTTCCTCAAATATCCCCTTTCCTTTCACTAGAAACTCCTTCAGCAAAGAAATCTGGTTCGTGTGAGTACAAGCTGTATTCAAAGACGAGTAAACCTCTCGTAATTTCGGATTCAACCGATTAGCCGCGATCAATTTTTGAACAGCATCTTTATAATCTCCATTTTCTATATCCGTATTTGCCTCGTTCAACAACTCGATCGGTTTATTGACCGCACTCACATCAACCTGACCTGTTGCCATACTAGTTACAGCAACCAAGGTCATCAATAACAAAGTGACTTTTTTCATAATTCGGCGATAAAATTAGTGTTTGTGTG
Proteins encoded in this region:
- a CDS encoding tetratricopeptide repeat protein → MKKVTLLLMTLVAVTSMATGQVDVSAVNKPIELLNEANTDIENGDYKDAVQKLIAANRLNPKLREVYSSLNTACTHTNQISLLKEFLVKGKGIFEEDDELCYYLGNIYQNQQNYAAAIKEYSLAIQYAKKNGEEYELVYAYYLNRGNCYLKQREFAKAIPDYTYSLKLNKDNGAIYANRGIAYFSTGKRKEACADWRKAKSLGVTSVNAYINRYCR